A stretch of DNA from Augochlora pura isolate Apur16 chromosome 8, APUR_v2.2.1, whole genome shotgun sequence:
GCAATTTGCCTGCAGGATGAATGGAGTGATAGATAACgtgcaattatttcgattaggaattttatacaacttacatattaatttcattattctctGGTGGATCCTCGgcaggaaatattaattttctattaattggCGTAGACGGAGAAATTTCAGTTGTCTCTTTCGCCTCCACAGACGTTTCTGCTGCTGGCTCATTGTTGACAGCGGCTATTACTTCATTCGAGTTATCCTATCAAATTTAATAccctttaaaattttctatacgCTTTCATATGTTATACTGTACACCGAATATGTCAATAAATTCAACTGTCCAAATTGTGAATACCTACGTGTCGACCCTGGCAATTGTTTACCACCTTCTCCCACATTTGTCGTTTCAATTCGGACAGAGGCTACAAGTTCAATGGTAATTAGAATCGGTTACTACATTGTACATGCAGAACGAAATATGCTGATACAAACAGTACTAGGCGCTCTTCTTTTCAAGGGTGGTTCCTTCACTCTTAAGtctggaaaattgttaatccATTTGAGCCATCCTTTCCTCGTATCCGGTGATGGGTTTGGTTTAATGACTTGTCCGTATGGTGATTCAGGTGTTGACACATGGAACGGTGACTGTGGAGTCGTATTCATAAGCAAGCTGAGCCGTTTATTTGTTAACGGAGTACCTCCTGAGTTGCTCTCTTGACTctgcaataaaaaatgatattttaccATTCCATTCACGATGGGACCAATAAGTACTTACTTGTAAATTAGGTAAACACCGTTTCGGGGTAATATCATTACCCGACACCTCCATTGGAGGACCCATTTGATTTGTATCAGAATTAGATGCGCTTACGTTTCCATTTTCGTTCGATTGTTCAAGAGctgttattaaacaatatgcacttgtattatatattgtagtgATTTTATCAAAAGATTACATACCCATAGTCTCCCCTACAAGGTACGGGGTCTCGTTGACGCGTTTCGATTGAGCTGCACAAGCTTTCAACCAGTCGGCAGTAACAGCTGGCAATTTCCATTTCACCGCAGCATTGTATTTGTTCCCTTCGGGTGTGGGGCACACCAAGTGTGTACTTCCGTACGTCtttttttcaagattggtTTTACGTACAAAAATATCCTGGCACCTAAAATCAATGTtacgttaatatatttttatcagcaaattaacaataatacagATATCATACTTTGCACCCAGTTCTGCAGCTTGCGTTGATAGGAACGTTCGTTCTACACCAGTGTACATGCTCATCGTGATAACACAACCTGCTAACGGGTTCGAATGTTTCTTTATGGATAAAGGCCTATGATAGTACTCAATGTCGACTATCGCTTCCCGGTTTACACAGTCttcctataataaattagcacCAAGAAGTATTCCATGGTCTTACAGATTTCGGCATGTAAAAATGATACTTACTATAAACAAGTCGGTGACAATTTCGTTAACCGTATGTTTCAATAAAGCACCGCATTTCGGTACTACTCCATAATCTGGAATACCGGCGAACATGCTCGAAACTACTCGACCACCCATCGCTGCGATAGTTTCTGCTACGTAACTGTCTTCTTCACTGAATCCAACCACGACGAATGTGAGTCCTGTGTATTACtccattaattaataacatgcCATCCACATCAATCGTGTATGCGGTATTACCTTCAAATAGTTTGTCATTTAATGTCGACGTTTGGCTGATCGGTACTGCACTATCGTCCGCTGAATATCTACTTCCTGTGGCTCCGAATGAAACTGTGCCTTTTACTGACTTTGCCTGATTCTTAACATTGTTGATCAAAGTTTTATCATTATCATCCCCTACGGGCGTGTGCGGTTTAAGAAATTCTTGTATAGTCGTATCGTTCCTTGTAACTAAATTGAGAATAGAAAAAGTAATTCTCCAAAAATTCATAttacattaagaaaataaataccaATTACCAATTGTATCTTGAAGGTACTGTTGCACAAGATCGgattccttttctttttctttttctaatattGCCAATTTCTTATCTATATCGAAAGATGGTATGGGTACTTTCCTCGGTTTTTGCAACATTTGTAAATTCTGGAACAGACacattcattttaaatacttttctggtacataaaaattgcattcttTAGGCACTTACTCTCTTGCTCAACGGGGAAGGAGGTTCTGGAACCTTTTGTGGTGGACCATTCTTTTgtacaaacaaataattttcttcgggTGCGGgtcgttttaatttcatactttCCTCGAGCCATTCCAAAGTTAAAATATGGGAGctgtacataatatttatagtattcgaattaaaaattgctgttctaaaaataaacgataacGTACCCTAATCCTTTCGTCTTCAACATTTTAAGATCACTGCTGGCTTTATTTTCTTCTCCAACAATGACGTGCGTTACGGCATCCGATATATCATCTAGACGCGTTGCACTGCCTACATTTAATATCTTGTTGAGCTTGTCTCTTTGATTGGAAGCAAACCCAGCGAGATAAATCTGAAAAGTTAAAGCATTAAATTACCCATAAAATGCTGGTGTACAATTTACGTTAAACTTACTTACATTACATCCGTCCAAAAACGGACCAGACATTTTTGCTTCGCTAAAAGTTAGTCTTTCTAAAACTGCATTTgtattaactaaaaatatatgtaaacgTAAGATTAAACTTTGTAATGTAATAGATTATGTTTCTCGATATCTATCACTGACCGTTTGAATCTCTCGATAGAGAATCCGTTGAAAGAAAACTGCTTATTGtcgtcgcgaaactttcgtcTACACAATTTCCTGGTTGCACGTCGCATGGTATGTTACTTATGGCAGAACAATTCAATGTTTCACATGctacaataaaaagaatatataattagttCCTGGTTTAATTAgtaatgaagtaaaatatatttgtaccATTTGATTTCTCTGGAGTAGAATATGCTttcaatgatttaattaaaaaatctttaaaagGTAAAGCATAGCCCACTTTTATACTCTCATAGACCCATTCCGGTACTAAACATGCTATATTCGCTTGCTTCGCATATTTCAGTTTTTCGCTCATTGGACTATTTTCTGGAGCAAGTAGGACTTTAACTTTTGAACCATCTAGAGGACCCATAAacgtctaaaaaaaaatattagtataaataaatcctaaaaaattaatagcacAATAgggaaattatattatacacataaataaatttacccCTCCATGTTCATTAATTAGATGTTTGATTTCATCTTTTTTACGTTTCGGAAGGTTCGACGACGTCactattaaattaagaaagacAGAAGCcttatatttatcaaacatGTTGTCATCAGCCTCAacatattcttttaaatttgcTTCCCAAACTGCTTCTACCCACTCCTTAGTAACTATTGGTATTTTCATGTCTATAGCAGCCTGTTGAAGAAAACAAGTGACTAGGAGATATACGTCAGCGAATGTAAATGAACATACCTCATACTTTGCAGACATCACAGATCCTGTTATAAGATGTGTTACACGGCTGCGCAATTGCTTGGTAAATATACCACCCATGTATTCTACTAATTTTTCCACATGTTCctaaaaagttataatttttagaatacagGTGATTTGATAAAGTACACGAAGCGTACCTTATCTTGTGGTGTCAAGCCCGATGCACACATACAAAGCCCTCTCATAGCTATGGTATACACTGGACTCGAACCCTCTGGAATTGGATGACCGGTGACAAAACAGACTAACAAGCAGTTAGGTCCAACCAGCCTGTACagattaaagaattttttgtttaaagagCAAGAAAGTATTTTTGAAAGAGTACACACAATATATCCAAAATTCTACTTACGGACATTTAAATGTCTTCAATCTCTCAAATGCATTACCCTTAAATTCCTCCATTACAAAGACATCCTTTTTTTCAGGTTTCATCTTACTACATTTCTTTTCGGTAATCCATATCGGTTGCAGGTTATGCTCACAGCATTTCTGAGAACAcgatgaatgaaattattcctcGATtacctttatatttttaacaaattaatttactcaCATCGTACGCCTGCCACATCTTTTCATTGCAATCTTTTTCAGATTCGTATTTGCTTAACACAACAAAGTAAAGATTTACATTGTTATCAATTTGACTCTGTTCGCTCATATTCATGTTTAACGCAAGTATTAAATCTGTTGATATTAAAACGATTAATGTTATAAGCCCTTCAGCAGCTAAGCGTAAGTAAATGTCTTGTTCCATAAAATTCTGTACTTCTCGCGTTCTCGCGCCtaattttgttgtattttacTTGATCCTGCTCACTCCTTcacgtttttctttctccctccttCCTAGTGTACCCCAGGCTTGTCAACCTACGTCAAATGCCAACCCTTTCGCTGCGCAACCAGTTCGGCGCAGACATTTCGAACGTCGCCAACGAAAGTTTATTCGAATCGAACAATCGTCTAGACAACGTGTGTCCGTCGCTGTACCTTCAACGAAGATCTTCGATAAAGATCCTCGACCACAATAACGCCACGCATAACTCGTCGTGATCGTGAACTCAACTCCTGCACCGCACTAGGTAAGTCCAAATATTCGTATAACGTAAATAATGTAATCTAAAACAGTTTATTGTAGATTATACATACCTACATGGTACAGTCAATACCATTCAGAAAATTTGAGGATAGATTGTTTCAGATTACTTAAACTAAAGTAAACTAAACTAAACTAACATTCAGGCTAATGCAATAATTAGTTGGACCTTATTCAGCACAACTTGTCGCAATATTGCCTacaaacatatacatatattcgaaatatatcTCAATGCACGTTGAGCCTTGTTCGTAAATTCGCTGACAAGTGTGACCGAAAAGTCTACGAGGCGAAAAGTATAAGCCGAGAGATTAttgtatatgatataataagtTCGGCATCGATGGTCTGAGATCAGTAATGTACGGCGCAATAGGAAATCatcgtttttattgaaatgttttaaaatcgTTTGCTGGGAATTTCGTCTACCAGTTTAAGCATTTGACGACAGCGATAATTAGCGCTGCGCGGATTCTTGCATAAGCTTCGTGACACCGACCCAAGGTTTTAAGATTAGGACTCAGCATTACCGATAGTTTATGATAATAGTTGACCGTTCCATTTCGATAGAGTATTGCAGCATTTACTACAGAGTCGGTAATGCAGACGTCGAGACTAATTCTACGTTCATAATTTCGGTATTGAAAGCGCCACAATAGCGGTGTAATTTTCGCTCTGTCGATATAAGTATATGGCTGACAGTTTCGGTGTTTGCTACTATATGTGGTGgcgctatttttatattttaaacagcAGATAATTCATTCCTGTACTTATGTTATGTACTATAGGAAAACCAACAGGGATTATTCACCCTTGAATaaggaattatatttaaatgttttctcgttgagattttacaatattttgagCTACGCATTACTATATTCCGCTGGGGAATAGTGCTACCATGAGATTCTACAGACCAAGTGatcttcgacgatttttccatCACACTTGATCaggtatttaattaacaattttatcatatttattaacttatcTTTCCATATATGTAACTACAGTTCTTTCAATTATAGCTACACAACTGAACGATTCCGTGTGTATCCATTAGCTTTTTTTCTGTTCATGGAAAAAACGTAGTTGTTgcataattgaattacttctCGGATTTGCCACCTTTCATGGAACAGAGGCCTACGTGAAAGTTCGAACGTAGCAGAGAGCTACGATGGTCATTAACGGAGCCTGTTAATGGCGACGATTAGAGCCGTTCGCCGATCGTGCCCAGGGTTATCGTTTGTTTTGCGTCTCGGGTGTTCCCTCGTTCAGATTTCAGGCTCTCGCTGATTTATGCGAATTGATCATTCAATTTCTGCTAGCGCACTTCGCGTCGCACAACTCTTTGGGGCAAACACGTGATCCTTCTTCGCAGTGATTCCAAGATAAACAGATTTTACGATCGAATATAACGATAAGGATTACGACACGGTTTTAACAAGTTGACAAGTGCTACGCGTTATTATTAGGTatggttaattaaaaaacttaaTTAACTTGAGATCCGACGAACAAGGACCTTTGAACGGTGTCCGCAGGTGTAAAGCACAATCAACAAAAGCATTGTCTACACACTGCATACAATCGGGACACTGATAAATTATCTATCAATCAACGTACACTCCTTGGGTATTGCTTATTAGTCACTCTGCAAATTGGGCGTAGAGCTGCGAGcccaataaagaaaaagagatagaaagatatCTATTGAATTGTACTTTAGCATGAACTGTACTATAGCATTTGAGGCATTCAATAAGatgttaacattttaccgaccggtaATTCGGCTACCATGGCAATGGCATAGCATTGacgtattattgtataataataaaataactaaaataaaatacataaaagaGATAAGATAAATTCGacgttaagaaaatataaaaatgtttacggccgaatgaccggtcggcgAAGTGTCAAGAGAGAAAAGATTACAATTCCAAAACGGATTACAAGAGATCGCAGATAACATTTTATAGTTTCCGCTTGCGTATGCGATGACAAAGCCGcgtaatcgaattaattcgagGCATTGCGTCGATCGGATTCGGTCGCAACGACCGTCATAATATCTTTTCGATACTTTTTCGCGTGCTCCTCGTTATCCGATCCTTCCGCGATCGATCCCAGCGCGGCATAATCGATACACGTGAGCGCTGTAATTGCGGTTCGAACCCGCGGATCCCTGCTAATATAAATGCAAACTGTGCGACGTCAAACGAAAGATAACCGAACCGTCGCACCTTTATAAATAGTTTCGAATTCGTGGAGTGTTGTTTCGGCCTGTTGGAACCCCGCGCGCCTACCGTTACTCATCGAATCTGGCGAGCCCGCCGCGATTACGTCATATTCGCGTAAATCCCGTCGTCTGACCGAAACGACGACGATCCGGAGGTTTTAATGGACCGAGCAAATACCGTCGCGTCCGAATGTTACAGTTTACAACGGGGATTTCGTACGGTGACGTTTATGACGGCCACTTCGAGACCGACCAGCCGTTAATTCAACGAAATGTTCACGGATTTCCGGTTTTTATAATTCACCGTGACACGCTCGCGGAATACCGGAGATTCTTCGGCCGTCGAACCGTTTTCTCGCAGATTCCACGCGTGCAATTATATGAGAATCAGAGGTCCGAGAacggagagcgcgcgcggggatTCCCTGTGTCACCGTTGATCATTACACCGGCCGCCGCGTTTGCTATCGATTTACGACTTTacggaagagaaaaagaaagagagagagagtgtgagagagggGGGATAAAGAGAGCGAGAATTTTAACAGCGAACCGTTATCGACTGTCCACTTCCGTGGGAGCGGCTTATCAGCAGACCATTCGACGTGGGGGTTAAAAATAGTAGGCTCGTTCGCGGGTAACGCATCACGGCGGATGACCTCAGGCAGATGCCGAGATACTATCTGTAAAGCTCGAGATCATCGACAGATATTGCGCTGCGAACGCGAAGAGGCGAACCGCGCGGCGAAATCGAATTAGGCTGCGCGTCTTCGGTTTCAGATGCTCGCACCGATAACAAAATGACTAATTGAATGTGCGCCTCGATGCTTCCTCTTTGCCCGTAGAACTCGTTTCTCCGTTGCATTTCACTTTCAAAGTTTGCTTTTCGAAGGTGTCGGCTGTCCGATCTTTACGGCACCTTTCTAATCATCGAACGGGAACTTCCGCGGTCTTATTATCGCTTGGCGCACAGAGAAATAGGCGAAACGTTTATAAAAGGCGTCGTCCAACTGTTTTTCCATCCAAATGTTGTTTAGTCGATTGAAGTGAGAAGATAAAGTTTCTTGACAAACATGTTGAAggatattgaaaaaaatatatataattataaatctgcgTAAGCGAGCAGAGAGGAAGGTATTTATCGAGCCGTCGAGAGgtacgaaaataatattcgagcGAGGATTAAGAGGCGATTGTATCGTTTTCAATCAGGACGACTAATAATAGCttccgataaaaattgtcttcaagTTTCGCCGATCGTATCGATGGTTATTGCATAATTCGATACATCGTACGCgtccaaaaataaattttcggtATCGTTGTCACTATCAAGTCGgctctcgccgcggcgcgcaacTGCTCCACGCTTGTCGACGACGTGATCATCCGCGGTACGTCCCAGATACATCCGAGATACATccaatatacatatttcgttAAACGCTAGCCAACAAGTCGCGCAAAATTCGCAGAGGAGATCTTCGGTGCTGCTACGTGATTCCCGTGTCACGTTAAGTGCACGCCGATGTCGATCCTATCGTGCATCCACATTGTCGCGAGTAATCGGTTCCTGTTTTCTAACGCTATCTGCGATTGTATCACAGCGGTATAAAAACGCAGCCTTTTTCCATCGCAATCATTCAATTCCGTTGATCTACGTTAAAGTAGCTATTAATACGAAAAGAAACGCGCGATAGTGATAACAGTTCCGAGGTTGTTCAATTCGCGAAGATATAACCGTGTTTCGCGCTCcgtaacattatttaaccGTGCCCGTTTCAGTTCCAGCAAAAAGATAATTTACGAAATAACGAGCCGAAGAACTTTgccgattaaaattcattcgttGCCGGCGTTTCACCGGAATCCAATTTGAATAACCGCGACGAAGGTATCGTTAAATGCCATTAGGATTTGAATACGCGGCGGGTCATACGCGCCGCGCGAAAATTGTTTACGGAACAATTTGCCGTTGCCGTTCCGTCGGTGGCTCTCGAGCGAGCACAACACGTTCGCGACGTCACACGACACTACCACCGTCAGCTATGATTAATCTGCCTCGCTctcgagaaaaattataataaataattcctggAACGCTCTCGAGGTCCGGTCTCGAACAAAAGAGATTACACGCCCTCGGTTTTTCCTTACCTGTTGTTAGCAATCGAAATCGCGTTTCGGTAACCGTGTCCCGATAAAAGCGAAACAATAGAGAGTGGGGAGGCGCGGCGACCGATTTCCGATACAGCGATCTCTATCGTCGtcgaaagaaatcgtattttattaatccacGGATCAAAGTATCGAGGACGAGGTGGGGGGCGCACTTATTTTTTCGATTGCGAAGGAGTCGCGTTATCTCGCCGTGGTAAGCAACTTTTATAGAGCCCGGGAATGATAAATTGGCCGACCGGCGGGAGCGTGCGTGTCAATTTTTTGATAGATCGCTGGATTTATTTTAAGCGGCCCGGTATTTTTAGGACCTGTGTTTCCTGCGTCATTATCAACGTGATGGAGTACGTGGTGTACGACACGAGCATTCAGGTCACACGTAACAGTAGTGCCGGCAATTAGTATCGACGTGATCGTTGCCGGTCTTCGGTGattctaaaattttctaaaattttctcttttctcgtTTACTTAGGAGCGCATCATCCTATTTCGGACAACGCCGTTGCGAATGCCGGCCGAGAACTCACCGATGCAGAACGAATCCGAGGACCTCTGCAGCAAGTCGTCTCTTCCGCAAGATCAACCATAAGCTGCCCCATAAACGCTCGGATATCGCCGAACGTAAAGAAAGGCGGGTCGACAAGATAATGGATCGATACAGTAATTCCGGCAATTATGCGGCCAGATAAAAGAGATTTCCAGTCATTTCTATGGAAAATCGGACGATCGACGAACAAAGGAGACCGCGCGATTCGAGCTGTCGCAGAAGGGATGAGAACACACAGACAGAcagcgaaatgtttaataacGTGAAGCATTAAAGCGCAAGCAGAGATTATGGTAATGCCTCACGTTCTCGCGCAGTGACGTTCGGATTTGGCTGTCTTGTGGTTAAAACAGGGGAAAATATAGTGCGGACAAATTTATCTGAGGCTTTCCACCCTTCGAGACACCGGCCAACTTTGTGGTGCAAAGTTTCGAGCAACCACCGCCCTCCACCTGTTACGAAACTTCGTAACAACAAACGTCGTTGGACAAATCGGGCAGGTGAAACTCCCGTGTCGAAACTCCTGCGCGATTTGTCGGAAAAATCGTTATGGAGACCGACGAAGGAACGAGAACGATGCGCGTAGAAATGTATGCTTCTGTCGGCGGACCAACGAAacttttattgcaaatttCTTAAAGCTGGCGGCTAGTAACCTGTGGATTCCATGTAGAACAGTGTCCCTGTTCTACATGGAAATGCCATATATACAGAAGTATAAGAAGCATACATATGCAGAAGTATATTTCGTGGAATCCGTTTCATAAAATATCCATCGCGGCCATAGATTCTCATAGCTCGGATATACACCCACTCTGCTCTTCTCGAATACAGTCTTTTAATTGACAGTTAATGGGTCTGTTTACGATCGGTGCTCAAGGAAGCATCACGTGTCGCCGACTCGGCGCGACGCGATAATTATTGCCGATTTCATCAGCCGATTTTCGTCAGTATTCCcttttttcctcgtttttccTTCTCGGTCTTGTGACTGGCAAGTGACTCAACGATTCTTTCTCGCCGCGGTGGTCGTCGCGTTTGCCGTAACAATTTGACATTTCCTAGAAAACCGGCAGGCTCGCTACGGCGATAGGTTCGCGGTTAGGCGCGCAATCGGCACGGCGTTCGATTACGTGGCGTTGGACACGGCTTCGCCGCAGCGGCGAGCCTTCGTCACGCGgcttttcgaattttctccgCAATCGTCGCCTTGTAATTAGCTTTGTCCGCGAGGAATCGATGTCCCGCACTTTTCCAGCGATGTCTCGCGCGTCCCTCGAATCTCTAGAATGTCTGAATCGTCGAGGCCTCGGCGATCGCGAAATCGCCGGTGCTCGCACAGGATTCCCGAGACCTCGAAGGCTGCGACGGTCGCTTTCGCGCGCTTTCTTCACGCTCAGGACTTCCAAAGATCCCAAGGCTCTCCGAGCACTGGATCCAAGAGAAGCCTATCCAGCATTCGTGGCATTCGTCGTTTCTTCGCGAGCGACATGACGTCATCGAAAACAAAGGAACGAAAGATAATCGCGTTGAAATCGGAGTTTACGGTTCTGCCGTGTTCCGAAGCGGTTCACAATGATCGCTGATTCCTGAACAAGCGCGTTACCTCTCGCAAGAAGCAGCatcccgcgcgcgcacgccatGGAATCGCGGAGATATCTGTCCGCCGGAGGTGCCTCGGCATCAATGTCCATTCAAGAGCCGTCATTAGACGTTCTTAGACATCCTGAACTGGTTCCATTGCAGGCCGTCCATTCAACGGTGCCACGGCATGAACCGATAAATCCCCGCGAACGAATTCTCGGATGAACACGAGAGAACGAAAGATCAAGACGGTTCGATCATCGAGAacgagaaattatataattaaatcgacaAGAATTAAACGATCTCGAAGATAGTACGAAATTAATCAGACCTCGCGAGGATCTTTATCACGGCAGGTTCTTCGCTTATCTCGCGGAACGCATAACAGTCTGTTCAT
This window harbors:
- the Mus101 gene encoding mutagen-sensitive 101 is translated as MEQDIYLRLAAEGLITLIVLISTDLILALNMNMSEQSQIDNNVNLYFVVLSKYESEKDCNEKMWQAYDKCCEHNLQPIWITEKKCSKMKPEKKDVFVMEEFKGNAFERLKTFKCPLVGPNCLLVCFVTGHPIPEGSSPVYTIAMRGLCMCASGLTPQDKEHVEKLVEYMGGIFTKQLRSRVTHLITGSVMSAKYEAAIDMKIPIVTKEWVEAVWEANLKEYVEADDNMFDKYKASVFLNLIVTSSNLPKRKKDEIKHLINEHGGTFMGPLDGSKVKVLLAPENSPMSEKLKYAKQANIACLVPEWVYESIKVGYALPFKDFLIKSLKAYSTPEKSNACETLNCSAISNIPCDVQPGNCVDESFATTISSFLSTDSLSRDSNVNTNAVLERLTFSEAKMSGPFLDGCNIYLAGFASNQRDKLNKILNVGSATRLDDISDAVTHVIVGEENKASSDLKMLKTKGLGSHILTLEWLEESMKLKRPAPEENYLFVQKNGPPQKVPEPPSPLSKRNLQMLQKPRKVPIPSFDIDKKLAILEKEKEKESDLVQQYLQDTIVTRNDTTIQEFLKPHTPVGDDNDKTLINNVKNQAKSVKGTVSFGATGSRYSADDSAVPISQTSTLNDKLFEGLTFVVVGFSEEDSYVAETIAAMGGRVVSSMFAGIPDYGVVPKCGALLKHTVNEIVTDLFIEDCVNREAIVDIEYYHRPLSIKKHSNPLAGCVITMSMYTGVERTFLSTQAAELGAKCQDIFVRKTNLEKKTYGSTHLVCPTPEGNKYNAAVKWKLPAVTADWLKACAAQSKRVNETPYLVGETMALEQSNENGNVSASNSDTNQMGPPMEVSGNDITPKRCLPNLQSQESNSGGTPLTNKRLSLLMNTTPQSPFHVSTPESPYGQVIKPNPSPDTRKGWLKWINNFPDLRVKEPPLKRRAPSTPLSELKRQMWEKVVNNCQGRHDNSNEVIAAVNNEPAAETSVEAKETTEISPSTPINRKLIFPAEDPPENNEINMQIAQLHQVLQSASSTPENRYSLSGESASTYNAEPSDPIQKFIVKDSQQIDSIVWEDPSHSKRLTFNEEQNESVRNHSTIDHYEKLDEEEKETEEEQAEEPEPPKKLRFMLSGVKDRTTYEQVIKELGGDVSADANFDKNATHLLCIRPSRNEKMLGSIASGKWILHCMFLRDSEQEGKFLDEEKYEWGNPKSKGIIPDPAGEVEHTIAAAAYKWRLQLLKVPTGPFHNMVALVIASGEKHDQFKRLIEAGGGRVVQARPPYDTSPTGKKITHCFVNLRQVSQPIDWAMLASKGILCFMPQYLSDYLIAETPLNPRECVIPEFRKYLTLLPK